Proteins encoded in a region of the Pseudomonadota bacterium genome:
- a CDS encoding aminotransferase class V-fold PLP-dependent enzyme, whose protein sequence is MLDELAKLEETARRLEPDQEQRAALNRDVEAYANQFLNALPGLKTYVADDPSTTPQPPAIADEPAGLAKALAYLSSAVDRTGINPASGGHIGYIPGGGVYTAALGDYLADVFNRYAGILFAGPGAVRLEKSLLRWMGSLIGFPEGAAGDLTSGGSMANLTGIVAGREAHEVRAADIPRTVVYLSEQAHHSVEKALRVAGLGECVLRFLEMDERYRIRPEALAAAIETDRAGALIPWLVVASAGTTDVGAVDPLDALADICQQQHLWLHIDAAYGGFFVLCDAAKELLGGMSRADSVVMDPHKGLFLPYGSGAVLVRDQAAMHRAFNYQAHYMQDATLDVAMMSPADLSPELSRPFRGLRLWLPLMIHGLAPFRAALDEKLLLAKYFHEEIQKVAGFAAGPEPQLSVATYRYVPKSGDADRFNKQLVDEVKKDGRVFISSTRINGRFVLRAAILNFRTHRDTVDLTIEILADAAMRLAKT, encoded by the coding sequence TTGCTCGATGAACTGGCAAAACTCGAAGAAACCGCACGACGGCTCGAACCGGATCAGGAGCAGCGCGCCGCGCTGAACCGTGATGTCGAGGCGTATGCCAACCAATTCCTGAACGCTTTACCCGGCCTGAAGACTTATGTGGCGGACGACCCGTCGACGACGCCGCAGCCACCCGCCATTGCGGACGAACCGGCCGGGCTTGCAAAGGCGCTCGCCTACCTGTCATCCGCTGTCGACCGGACCGGGATCAACCCGGCCTCCGGTGGCCACATCGGTTATATACCGGGTGGCGGGGTATACACGGCCGCCCTGGGCGATTACCTGGCCGATGTCTTCAATCGTTACGCTGGGATACTGTTTGCAGGCCCCGGTGCGGTGCGCCTGGAAAAAAGCCTGTTACGCTGGATGGGCTCGCTGATCGGTTTTCCGGAAGGGGCGGCCGGCGACCTGACATCGGGTGGCAGCATGGCCAACCTCACCGGTATTGTCGCCGGCCGGGAGGCGCACGAGGTGAGGGCCGCCGATATACCGCGGACCGTGGTTTATCTCAGTGAGCAGGCACATCATTCGGTAGAAAAAGCGCTGCGGGTAGCCGGACTCGGCGAGTGCGTGTTGCGTTTTCTGGAAATGGATGAGCGCTACCGGATCAGGCCGGAAGCGCTGGCGGCGGCGATAGAGACCGACCGGGCGGGTGCGTTGATTCCGTGGCTGGTCGTCGCCTCGGCTGGCACCACCGATGTCGGCGCCGTGGACCCGCTCGATGCCCTGGCCGATATTTGCCAGCAGCAGCACCTGTGGTTGCATATCGATGCCGCCTATGGGGGTTTCTTCGTACTTTGCGACGCGGCAAAGGAATTGCTCGGCGGCATGTCACGCGCGGATTCGGTGGTCATGGATCCGCACAAGGGATTGTTTCTTCCCTATGGCAGCGGCGCGGTGCTGGTGCGCGATCAGGCCGCCATGCACAGGGCTTTTAATTACCAGGCCCATTACATGCAGGATGCCACCCTGGATGTCGCGATGATGTCACCCGCCGATCTGTCGCCCGAGCTGAGCCGGCCGTTTCGGGGTCTGCGCCTGTGGCTGCCGCTGATGATCCACGGCCTCGCGCCGTTTCGCGCCGCACTGGACGAAAAACTGCTGCTGGCCAAATATTTCCACGAGGAAATCCAGAAAGTGGCTGGTTTTGCAGCGGGACCGGAGCCGCAATTGAGTGTGGCGACCTATCGCTATGTTCCAAAAAGCGGCGACGCCGACCGGTTCAACAAGCAACTGGTCGACGAAGTAAAAAAAGACGGCCGGGTTTTTATCTCCTCAACCCGCATTAATGGCCGGTTCGTCCTGCGCGCTGCAATACTGAATTTCCGCACCCACCGCGACACGGTAGATCTGACGATAGAAATCCTGGCCGATGCGGCGATGCGGCTGGCAAAAACCTAA
- a CDS encoding prolyl oligopeptidase family serine peptidase gives MKVRFALLTALAWLACSAAIAGPALEQIMADPDWIGNQPEGAYWNDSGESVFYSQKRRGERIRDWYRVSVDGGEIQEPDARGLTASSNASRVYNGDRTRVSWIHAGDVWIRDLPAGESRQLTATADPESAPVFMADGNRLAWVGDGAYRVHDFDTGLTRQLADIRLEKSPGDDPEFDMLREQQMRTYETLREDRRLADSLEKHEEEVHRADASRTPLPIYLGSDLREVTRSLSPSGRYLMLVVENEKDEPGQSGKMPNYVTESGYTEIRDTRPRVNRNPPAGQDILLVDLGEGSFEKLDLGVLPGIKKDPLRKIRKAAIEWHVERGADKEQVEEKLKAPDQRTLTVLEISWNANGSQVLLQMAANDNKDRWIATVDFENSALVPQHRLTDGAWINWDNNEHGWMPDGETFWYLSEESGYSHLFLKSIDQKKSRQLTRGSFVVTEPEVDASGMSFYVRANRTHPGNYEIYKVPAAGGELAQISALGGVNGFSLSPDGQRLLITHSSLDRHPDLFVQDAEAGADPLRLTDTVSAQYKAIDWVIPEIVEVPSSHVDRPVYSKLYLPVDYDPARQYPAVMFVHGAGYTQNAHMGWPYYFREFMFHTLLTQNGYIVIDMDYRASKGYGREWRTAIYRNMGHPELEDFIDGVDFLVENYNVDRGRVGIYGGSYGGFMTFMALFRAPELFAAGAALRPVVDWRHYNHGYTSRMLNTPEIDPMAFERSSPIEFAEGLRKPLLIAAGMQDDNVFFQDSVMLVQRLIELQKEDFEIAIYPLDPHSFVHADSWLDEYRRVFKLMERHLKPD, from the coding sequence ATGAAAGTACGTTTTGCTTTGTTGACCGCGTTAGCCTGGCTTGCCTGCAGCGCAGCGATTGCCGGACCCGCCCTCGAGCAGATCATGGCGGACCCCGACTGGATCGGCAACCAGCCCGAAGGAGCTTACTGGAACGATTCCGGCGAGTCGGTTTTCTATAGCCAGAAACGCCGCGGCGAACGAATCCGCGACTGGTACCGTGTTTCGGTGGACGGCGGCGAGATCCAGGAGCCCGACGCCCGGGGTCTGACTGCGAGTTCGAATGCCAGCCGCGTTTACAACGGTGATCGTACCCGGGTGAGCTGGATTCACGCAGGCGATGTCTGGATTCGTGACCTGCCGGCAGGGGAGTCGCGGCAGCTGACCGCGACCGCAGACCCGGAAAGCGCACCGGTATTCATGGCCGACGGCAACCGGCTTGCCTGGGTTGGCGATGGCGCCTATCGGGTCCACGATTTCGATACCGGGTTGACTCGCCAGCTTGCCGATATCCGGTTGGAGAAAAGCCCCGGGGACGATCCGGAGTTTGACATGCTGCGCGAGCAGCAGATGCGGACCTACGAGACGCTTCGCGAGGACAGGCGCCTGGCCGATTCCCTGGAGAAACACGAGGAGGAGGTACATCGGGCGGATGCCAGCCGCACGCCGCTGCCGATCTACCTGGGCTCGGATCTGCGTGAAGTCACGCGCAGCCTGTCGCCATCGGGTCGTTACCTGATGCTGGTCGTCGAGAACGAAAAAGACGAGCCAGGACAAAGCGGGAAAATGCCCAACTATGTGACCGAGAGCGGTTACACAGAGATTCGCGATACCCGACCGAGGGTAAATCGCAACCCGCCGGCCGGCCAGGATATATTGCTGGTCGATTTGGGAGAAGGGTCGTTTGAAAAGCTGGACCTGGGCGTATTGCCGGGGATCAAAAAGGACCCACTGAGAAAAATCCGCAAGGCCGCGATCGAATGGCATGTCGAGCGCGGGGCCGATAAAGAGCAAGTCGAAGAAAAACTCAAGGCGCCGGATCAACGCACGCTGACGGTCCTCGAGATTAGCTGGAATGCCAACGGTAGCCAGGTCTTGCTGCAAATGGCGGCCAACGACAACAAGGATCGCTGGATAGCGACTGTCGATTTCGAAAATTCCGCCCTGGTGCCGCAGCACCGGCTGACCGACGGCGCCTGGATAAACTGGGACAACAATGAGCATGGCTGGATGCCTGATGGCGAAACCTTCTGGTACTTATCCGAGGAATCCGGCTATTCGCATCTTTTTCTCAAATCCATCGACCAGAAAAAATCCCGGCAATTGACCCGCGGTTCATTCGTCGTGACCGAACCCGAAGTCGACGCATCCGGTATGAGCTTTTATGTTCGAGCCAATCGCACTCACCCCGGTAACTACGAGATCTACAAGGTGCCGGCTGCTGGCGGCGAGTTGGCGCAGATAAGCGCGCTAGGCGGTGTGAACGGTTTTAGTTTGTCGCCCGACGGGCAACGCCTGCTGATCACGCACTCATCCTTGGACCGCCACCCAGACTTGTTCGTGCAGGATGCCGAGGCGGGCGCCGACCCGTTGCGGCTGACCGACACAGTTTCTGCGCAATACAAGGCTATCGACTGGGTCATACCCGAGATCGTCGAAGTGCCATCGAGCCACGTGGACCGGCCTGTCTATTCGAAGCTTTACCTGCCCGTCGATTACGATCCGGCCAGGCAATACCCGGCCGTGATGTTCGTGCACGGCGCTGGATACACTCAGAATGCGCACATGGGCTGGCCATATTATTTTCGCGAATTCATGTTTCACACACTGTTGACGCAAAACGGCTATATCGTCATCGATATGGATTACCGCGCATCCAAAGGTTATGGGCGCGAGTGGCGAACGGCCATCTATCGCAACATGGGGCATCCGGAGCTCGAGGATTTTATCGATGGCGTGGATTTTCTGGTGGAAAACTACAATGTGGACCGCGGCCGGGTCGGTATCTACGGGGGCTCGTATGGCGGGTTCATGACCTTCATGGCGCTGTTCCGCGCGCCCGAACTTTTCGCCGCGGGCGCCGCGCTCAGGCCCGTCGTTGACTGGCGGCATTACAACCATGGCTATACGTCGCGCATGCTCAACACGCCCGAGATCGACCCGATGGCTTTCGAGCGCAGCTCGCCGATCGAGTTCGCCGAGGGTTTGCGGAAACCACTGCTGATCGCCGCGGGCATGCAGGACGACAACGTTTTTTTCCAGGATTCGGTCATGCTGGTGCAGCGTCTGATCGAACTGCAAAAGGAAGATTTTGAAATCGCGATTTATCCGCTGGACCCGCACAGCTTCGTGCATGCGGATTCCTGGCTGGACGAGTACCGCCGCGTATTCAAATTGATGGAGCGACACCTGAAACCGGATTGA
- a CDS encoding phosphatidylserine/phosphatidylglycerophosphate/cardiolipin synthase family protein has protein sequence MTRQYRSLKIIGLLALVCLLSACAARPDYHGTVPEEARLDLEANLGLVRVWEHLDIVSAAVRDDSLLLHLKLDGRPFHGQATPSTQFDINIHTDWLPVFFIEEISRESVDEENNGETSIPVFDEVQWQEISRRVVESFTPSQPLQGVVINSRDTAVYAYRNHDGSIVTETDRSKWPTGIPLTNVLRLEKQADTLLEIIGSYLDETGVRSSQVLFKTGELGPHARPLVIVDRSRGQIGFLSLEPFTFGSTPTSLVTSAGKTGWQIVRSYYIEPLNRPVSFVSRLFFFVLDTAWDITEQLFINTFSYRSLKNKPIPPLNDGPGMDLVAWESTLDRMFGAKRVTGMAEFLIDGDEFFPYFIDAINKAEKSVKIRTYIFDRDDFALEIADLLKKRSADVEIKITVDGIGNQMAQKAEAGTTPAGYRAPPEITRYLRDGSRVKTRVLTNPWMAGDHVKTSIIDGKIAFIGGMNIGREYRWEWHDLMLKLTGPVVNLIEYDFDGKWEHSSILGDLALAAHWMRKKRELPAPEEFEMRILRTKPAKSEIYRAQRQAIRRAQKYIYIENAYFSSSAILYELVKARMRGVDVRVIIPMEGNHGIMNLANVVSANTLLKYGARVYIYPGMSHVKAAIYDGWLCFGSANIDKMSFRVQREMNIASSDPEFARLAIEKVFDKDFAVAEELTSPLPEDWKNTLARIVASQL, from the coding sequence ATGACACGACAATATCGGTCATTAAAAATCATCGGTTTGCTTGCTCTGGTCTGTTTGCTGTCCGCGTGTGCAGCACGACCCGATTATCATGGCACGGTGCCTGAGGAAGCGCGACTCGATCTGGAAGCCAACCTCGGACTGGTGCGCGTCTGGGAGCATCTGGACATCGTCAGTGCAGCGGTACGCGATGACAGTTTGTTGCTCCATCTGAAACTCGATGGCAGGCCTTTTCACGGTCAGGCCACTCCTTCTACGCAGTTCGATATCAATATTCACACAGACTGGTTGCCGGTATTTTTTATCGAGGAAATCAGCCGGGAGAGTGTAGACGAAGAAAATAACGGCGAAACCAGCATTCCGGTGTTCGACGAGGTTCAGTGGCAGGAAATTTCCCGGCGAGTCGTCGAATCGTTTACACCGAGCCAGCCTTTACAGGGGGTAGTTATTAATTCCCGCGATACCGCGGTATATGCATACCGGAACCACGACGGCAGCATCGTGACCGAGACCGATCGCTCGAAATGGCCGACCGGGATTCCGCTGACCAATGTGCTGCGGCTGGAGAAGCAGGCGGACACCTTGCTTGAAATCATTGGTTCTTATCTCGATGAGACCGGCGTACGCAGCAGCCAGGTGCTGTTCAAGACCGGCGAGCTCGGGCCCCACGCCAGGCCGCTGGTCATCGTCGACCGATCACGCGGCCAGATCGGATTCCTGTCGTTGGAGCCGTTTACCTTTGGCAGCACCCCGACCAGCTTGGTGACCAGCGCCGGCAAGACCGGCTGGCAGATCGTACGCAGTTATTACATCGAACCGTTAAACCGGCCGGTCAGTTTTGTTTCGCGCTTGTTTTTTTTCGTGCTGGATACCGCATGGGACATCACCGAGCAATTATTCATCAACACTTTTTCCTATCGTTCCCTGAAGAATAAACCGATACCGCCGCTCAACGACGGTCCGGGTATGGACCTGGTTGCGTGGGAATCCACTCTCGACAGGATGTTCGGGGCGAAACGCGTCACCGGTATGGCGGAGTTCCTGATCGATGGCGATGAGTTTTTTCCATACTTTATCGATGCGATAAACAAGGCCGAGAAATCGGTCAAGATTCGAACCTATATTTTTGACCGGGATGACTTCGCTCTTGAGATTGCCGACCTGTTGAAAAAACGGTCAGCGGATGTCGAGATCAAGATAACCGTGGACGGCATTGGCAACCAGATGGCGCAAAAGGCAGAGGCCGGAACCACGCCGGCCGGATATCGGGCGCCGCCTGAAATCACGCGCTATCTCAGAGACGGATCCAGGGTTAAAACACGGGTGCTGACCAATCCATGGATGGCCGGCGACCATGTCAAGACTTCGATTATCGATGGCAAGATTGCGTTCATCGGCGGTATGAACATCGGCAGGGAATACCGCTGGGAGTGGCACGACCTGATGCTGAAGCTGACCGGCCCCGTGGTTAACCTGATCGAATACGATTTCGATGGGAAATGGGAGCACTCGTCCATCCTGGGCGATCTCGCGCTGGCCGCGCATTGGATGCGGAAAAAACGCGAATTGCCGGCGCCCGAGGAGTTTGAGATGCGGATATTGCGCACCAAGCCGGCGAAATCCGAGATCTACCGTGCCCAGCGCCAGGCGATACGCAGGGCGCAGAAATACATCTATATCGAGAACGCCTATTTCTCCAGCTCAGCCATTCTCTACGAACTGGTAAAGGCACGCATGCGCGGTGTCGATGTCAGGGTCATCATACCGATGGAAGGCAATCACGGGATCATGAATCTGGCAAACGTCGTGTCTGCCAACACCTTGTTAAAATATGGCGCGCGCGTCTATATTTACCCTGGCATGTCGCATGTCAAGGCGGCCATTTATGACGGCTGGTTGTGCTTTGGCTCAGCCAACATAGACAAAATGAGTTTCCGGGTTCAGCGTGAGATGAACATCGCCAGTTCCGATCCGGAGTTTGCAAGGCTGGCCATCGAAAAAGTATTTGACAAGGATTTCGCGGTAGCGGAAGAATTGACCAGCCCCTTGCCGGAAGACTGGAAAAACACGCTGGCCAGGATAGTCGCCAGCCAGCTTTAA
- a CDS encoding DUF4382 domain-containing protein encodes MRHFQLKILTSVLLAAMLAACGEVDDTSTANQPPLSAQIGTVAISLTDAPDFRFDEVNASIAAILLIGPDGPVSVLSDPVTINLLSLGNVADIIAIEDVPAGQYGRIRMILTDLELIEYDENGDIAVRITPPLPVDGRIDLFPSEPIQVLADGLLHIELDFDAEKSITVSTTNGEVTVRPVIFIRIDRFTRLGKLARVHGLIVRLDSDNQRFVLCPRHVIADADHSDDDLNFGHCIVVRASENTGIFDQQGDPARFEQLTRGQELTAIGFPAPFAGVIAGDDADTRRHIALDTVTIELGRRGTFAHLRGITATGVDPATGQFGFLLAPNQGFTPGSAVQVQLQAGTRIFALDGVELDASEIRAEYRGLVDGVISLSPGSPALVKSALVILKRTADVIDRLKGIILNIDLASGSLVISSEIGDRCIVTTGETRILLITRNLDENTQTIERVELADLQTGLGIHAYGEFLASGCLAAGTLVAFNAESDSE; translated from the coding sequence ATGCGTCATTTTCAACTCAAAATCCTCACCAGTGTGTTGCTGGCCGCCATGTTGGCCGCCTGTGGCGAGGTCGACGATACCAGTACAGCGAACCAGCCGCCTCTATCAGCGCAAATCGGGACTGTTGCGATTTCGCTGACCGATGCCCCGGATTTTCGTTTCGATGAGGTAAACGCAAGCATCGCCGCAATCTTGTTGATCGGGCCGGATGGTCCGGTCAGTGTCTTGTCGGATCCCGTGACCATCAATCTGCTGAGCCTGGGCAACGTCGCCGACATAATCGCCATCGAGGATGTGCCGGCAGGCCAGTACGGAAGAATCCGTATGATTCTGACCGATCTCGAGCTGATCGAGTATGACGAGAACGGCGATATCGCCGTCAGGATCACTCCACCACTGCCGGTCGATGGTCGTATCGACCTTTTCCCAAGCGAACCGATCCAGGTCCTCGCTGACGGCCTGCTGCATATCGAACTGGATTTTGATGCGGAAAAATCGATTACCGTGTCGACGACAAACGGTGAAGTGACCGTTCGCCCGGTAATTTTCATACGCATCGATCGCTTTACGCGTCTCGGCAAACTCGCCCGCGTTCACGGCCTGATCGTCCGTCTCGATAGTGACAATCAGCGCTTCGTGCTTTGCCCCAGGCATGTCATTGCCGATGCGGACCATAGCGACGACGATCTGAATTTTGGTCATTGCATCGTGGTCCGGGCGTCTGAAAACACCGGGATCTTCGATCAGCAGGGCGACCCAGCCAGGTTCGAACAGTTGACTCGCGGGCAGGAACTAACGGCAATCGGATTCCCGGCGCCTTTTGCCGGCGTGATCGCCGGCGACGATGCCGATACCCGCCGGCACATCGCACTGGACACGGTCACGATAGAACTCGGCCGCCGTGGCACATTCGCCCACCTGCGTGGAATCACCGCAACCGGGGTCGATCCTGCCACCGGCCAGTTTGGCTTCCTGCTCGCCCCTAACCAGGGATTCACGCCCGGATCGGCAGTCCAGGTTCAACTACAGGCAGGAACGCGCATCTTCGCACTCGATGGAGTGGAGCTGGATGCCAGCGAGATTCGAGCGGAATATCGTGGCCTGGTCGATGGCGTGATCAGCCTGTCCCCCGGCTCGCCAGCCCTGGTCAAGTCGGCACTGGTGATCCTGAAACGCACGGCCGATGTTATCGACCGCCTCAAAGGCATTATTTTGAATATCGACCTGGCAAGTGGCAGCCTGGTTATCAGTAGCGAGATCGGTGATCGTTGTATCGTGACCACCGGTGAAACGCGCATTCTGTTGATCACTCGAAATTTAGACGAAAATACCCAGACCATTGAACGCGTTGAGCTGGCAGACCTGCAGACCGGCCTGGGTATCCACGCCTATGGCGAGTTCCTGGCAAGCGGCTGCCTGGCGGCCGGGACCCTGGTCGCTTTTAACGCGGAAAGCGACAGCGAATAA